From one Mytilus trossulus isolate FHL-02 chromosome 10, PNRI_Mtr1.1.1.hap1, whole genome shotgun sequence genomic stretch:
- the LOC134686678 gene encoding uncharacterized protein LOC134686678, whose amino-acid sequence MAKSAKSVSIAKAQVPVSCHFCNGLGTKWKCEECDVFMCSSCKEKVHGKLKSSQNHEVVSISDISKDPLDSIEVASEVVSSVFNTYNITVPFVSCLSCSNDDIVYILDNSEPTKCNFIKVKLLKASVRVLETHDLPMYDFALNRNDEILFTNIHSEEESPVRIISSGEITTVLDPKPMRLTAIHINKDNELICGLREQGPTFPVHDFSVRQIVIFGSDYRRKITLENDTKGRKLFRSPARISTDSKNVMYVADIENEDWKGKLLAIDRSGRLLFSYRGPPSLEKIGPTSLDVTPTDYIILLDVFNNALHVLDSKGILLALQFLNQFDIEKSVAICIDKEGFLLIGSSSDDDDDDDDENGKLYVVKLADQFMRY is encoded by the coding sequence ATGGCTAAATCGGCTAAATCAGTCAGTATTGCAAAGGCACAAGTACCAGTTTCTTGTCACTTTTGCAACGGATTAGGGACTAAATGGAAATGTGAAGAGTGCGATGTTTTTATGTGTAGTTCCTGCAAAGAGAAAGTTCATGGAAAATTGAAATCTTCTCAAAACCATGAAGTAGTTTCGATTTCTGATATTTCAAAGGATCCGCTTGATTCCATCGAAGTTGCGTCTGAGGTAGTTTCTTCTGTTTTCAACACTTATAATATTACCGTGCCATTTGTTTCTTGCTTGTCGTGCTCAAATGATGATATAGTTTACATTCTCGACAACAGTGAACCAACGAAATGCAATTTTATTAAAGTGAAACTACTGAAAGCATCAGTTAGGGTACTAGAAACTCATGATCTACCAATGTATGACTTTGCATTGAACAGGAACGACGAAATACTTTTTACTAATATACATTCAGAAGAAGAGAGTCCCGTTCGCATTATTTCGTCGGGTGAAATCACAACAGTGTTGGACCCCAAACCGATGCGATTAACTGCTATACATATAAACAAAGATAACGAATTAATATGTGGTTTACGAGAACAAGGACCGACTTTCCCAGTGCATGATTTTTCCGTGCGTCAAATTGTAATTTTTGGTAGTGACTATCGACGAAAAATTACTTTGGAAAATGATACTAAGGGTAGAAAGCTCTTTAGGAGTCCTGCTCGTATCAGCACCGATTCGAAAAACGTTATGTACGTTGCTGATATAGAGAATGAAGATTGGAAAGGAAAGCTACTAGCGATAGACAGATCTGGGCGTTTGCTTTTTTCATACAGGGGACCGCCTAGCTTAGAAAAAATCGGACCGACTTCGTTGGATGTTACACCAACAGATTACATCATACTCTTAGATGTTTTTAACAATGCTTTACATGTTTTGGATTCCAAAGGAATCCTTCTTGCGTTACAGTTTCTTAACCAGTTTGATATAGAAAAATCGGTTGCTATATGCATCGACAAGGAGGGATTCCTGCTAATCGGAAGTAGCtctgatgatgatgatgatgatgatgatgaaaaTGGAAAACTTTATGTCGTGAAGTTAGCAGATCAATTCATGCGATATTGA
- the LOC134686679 gene encoding uncharacterized protein LOC134686679, which yields MNDEVIYTNKSSDKESPLRMISYSDKIRTVMDPNHMQITALHVNIYNELVIGLRQQGPAFPVSDLSVRRIAIFGSDYRGPINLETDTKGRKLFSYPSFIRTDSENVLYVADLDTLDFTGRLLAVNRTERLKFAYSGPPSLGVFCPHSFAITPIDNIILLDNLNNSLHVLNPNGILLALQSLVKLNIGIASALCIDNVGHLLIGCRGMDGQTGKIYVVKIADRFM from the coding sequence ATGAATGACGAAGTTATTTATACTAATAAATCTTCTGACAAAGAAAGTCCTCTTCGTATGATTTCATATTCGGATAAAATTCGAACTGTCATGGATCCTAACCACATGCAAATTACTGCTCtgcatgtaaatatttataacgAATTGGTGATTGGTTTACGACAACAAGGACCAGCATTTCCAGTAAGTGATTTGTCCGTGCGGCGAATTGCAATATTTGGTAGTGACTATCGAGGCCCAATTAATTTGGAGACGGACACCAAAGGGAGAAAATTGTTTTCTTATCCTTCTTTCATCAGAACTGATTCAGAAAACGTATTGTATGTTGCTGATTTGGACACATTGGACTTTACGGGAAGGCTACTTGCGGTAAATAGAACTGAGCGCTTGAAATTTGCATACAGTGGACCGCCTAGTTTAGGTGTATTCTGTCCGCATTCATTCGCTATAACACCGATAGACAACATCATACTGCTGGACAATCTTAACAATTCTTTACATGTATTGAATCCAAATGGAATTCTCCTGGCTTTACAGTCTCTTGTCAAGTTAAATATAGGAATAGCAAGTGCATTGTGTATTGACAATGTAGGACATTTATTAATAGGCTGTAGAGGTATGGATGGCCAAACTGGAAAAATTTATGTCGTGAAGATTGCAGATCGTTTCATGTGA